The following nucleotide sequence is from Atribacterota bacterium.
GTCCCTTTGGAGTGATGGGAGGGTTTATGCAACCACAGGGACACGTTCAGATAATTATGAATATGATTGATTTTAATCTTAATCCACAATCAGCTCTCGATGCACCTCGCTGGCAATGGATAGAAGGTAAGAAAATTAAGATAGAGAAGAACTTCCCCCAACAGATTATTGAGTTACTGTGTGAAAAGGGACATATTATAGAGATTAGCTTAGATTCAATTGGATTTGGGAGAGGACAGATTATCTGGAAAGATGAGAATGGGATTATGCTTGGAGCTACTGAACCTAGAGCTGATGGTACTGTTGCTGCCTGGTAGGTTTGATTTCTCATTCATTTCATGATTATGGTATATGGAAGTAATTAATATAGAAGTGGATAGTCTGTTTGGGATTTGGAAAGATAAAAGGATAAAAATAGCTCCCATAAAGGGAGCTATTTTTATCCAGTGTGGTATGTATTAATCTGTTTCTATGGTGATTTCTTTTGGTTGAACTTCAGGCTTCTTGGGCAAAGTAATTTCTAGAATGCCATTTGTAAACTTAGCACTTATCTTATCTTTGTCAACTTCAATTGGCAAAGAAATGGTCCGTGTATAATTACCGTGAGCCCTTTCTCGATAATAATAATCTTCTTTCTTTATTTCCTCGTCTTTCTTAATCTCACCCTGAATAGTTAAACTATTGTCAGTTAGGGATAATTTGACATCTTTCTTTTCCACACCCGGTAGTTCCACTTTGGCAATTAACTTATCTTTCTTGTCGATTAAGTCAATCGCTGGTTCCCACATACCACCTTCCGACCAGTTTCTTCTTCCTCTACCAGGACTTTCCATAATATCAAAGAAATCCTCAAAGAAACTTTTCATTAAACTTCTTCTTGGTTCCCATCTAATTAGATCCATAATAACACCTCCATAAGCATTTTTAATTTTAACATTAGTGCTATCAACATAATATGCTAATAGCATATATTTCTATTAACAATTATAATGGAATAAATAGATTTGTCAATAGGTTTTTAAAAAAATTTTATTTTAAAATTTATTGGGGAAAAGAGTGAGGAAATAAAAAACCCTTTGGTATATACCAAAGGGTT
It contains:
- a CDS encoding Hsp20/alpha crystallin family protein; the protein is MDLIRWEPRRSLMKSFFEDFFDIMESPGRGRRNWSEGGMWEPAIDLIDKKDKLIAKVELPGVEKKDVKLSLTDNSLTIQGEIKKDEEIKKEDYYYRERAHGNYTRTISLPIEVDKDKISAKFTNGILEITLPKKPEVQPKEITIETD